A genomic stretch from Chitinophaga agri includes:
- a CDS encoding CcoQ/FixQ family Cbb3-type cytochrome c oxidase assembly chaperone, with amino-acid sequence MKFINYLKSITGVSIYPMTSLLIFTVFFILAAFWALKADKRMMDHISNIPLDDRS; translated from the coding sequence ATGAAGTTTATCAATTATCTGAAATCCATCACAGGCGTGAGCATCTATCCAATGACGTCCCTGTTGATCTTCACCGTGTTCTTCATACTCGCTGCATTCTGGGCACTCAAGGCAGATAAGCGCATGATGGACCATATCAGCAATATCCCGCTGGATGACCGCTCATGA
- a CDS encoding cbb3-type cytochrome c oxidase N-terminal domain-containing protein yields the protein MNKKSITITGLSLFSLCLLSSLPAAAQYKPEPPSELGHPVAIVLLTVIVGLLIAIVVLGSAVISAMDIYRERLKNKKSTTITTVLLLLAGLLSTSNLFAQEAAEAAKPVATTVVSGLSDTSFYLLCAVIALQILIIFSLLYSLRVLVGMEKKKKVVPPGKPVVHWLERINNTKTLDAATEADEDMGHDYDGIRELNNPTPPWWRWSFYFSVVFAVVYMWRFQIAHSAPSQLEELAIAETAAAEAKEEYLKNAANNIDENNVTLLTGADDIASGQKLFSASCAPCHGPQGQGVVGPNLTDDYWLHGGSVKHVFTTIKYGVPDKGMKSWKDDFSPKQLAELASYIKSIHGSNPANPKEPQGALEKE from the coding sequence ATGAACAAGAAATCAATCACTATAACCGGCCTATCTCTATTCTCCTTATGCCTGCTTAGCAGTTTGCCGGCAGCTGCACAATACAAGCCTGAGCCTCCGTCAGAACTCGGTCATCCTGTCGCTATTGTATTACTGACGGTTATCGTCGGACTACTCATTGCGATCGTAGTGCTGGGGAGTGCGGTGATCAGTGCCATGGATATATACAGAGAGCGCCTCAAGAACAAAAAAAGTACCACCATTACTACGGTTTTACTACTGCTGGCTGGTTTACTTTCTACAAGCAACCTGTTTGCACAGGAAGCAGCCGAAGCGGCAAAACCTGTCGCTACAACAGTAGTAAGCGGTCTTTCAGATACTTCCTTTTATCTGCTCTGTGCTGTAATAGCCCTGCAGATCCTGATCATCTTCTCACTGTTATACAGCCTGCGTGTACTGGTGGGCATGGAGAAGAAAAAGAAAGTAGTCCCACCTGGTAAACCCGTTGTACACTGGCTTGAGCGTATCAATAATACCAAAACACTGGATGCTGCTACCGAAGCAGACGAAGACATGGGACATGACTACGATGGCATCCGTGAACTGAACAATCCCACACCTCCATGGTGGAGATGGAGCTTCTACTTCAGTGTGGTGTTTGCTGTAGTATATATGTGGCGCTTCCAGATCGCCCATTCGGCACCTTCACAGCTGGAAGAACTGGCGATCGCTGAAACGGCTGCTGCGGAAGCAAAAGAAGAGTACCTGAAGAATGCTGCCAATAATATTGATGAAAACAATGTTACGCTCCTGACAGGGGCAGACGATATTGCCAGCGGACAAAAACTGTTCTCGGCCAGTTGTGCGCCCTGCCATGGCCCACAGGGTCAGGGGGTGGTAGGTCCCAACCTGACGGACGACTACTGGCTGCATGGAGGATCCGTTAAACATGTCTTTACCACCATCAAATATGGTGTACCTGACAAGGGAATGAAGTCGTGGAAAGATGACTTCTCTCCAAAACAACTGGCTGAACTGGCCAGCTATATCAAAAGCATTCACGGTTCCAATCCTGCTAACCCTAAAGAACCGCAGGGTGCATTGGAAAAAGAATAA
- the ccoG gene encoding cytochrome c oxidase accessory protein CcoG encodes MEETFRDSLATVDRQGKRSWIYSQQPNGKFYNARSVLSFLYFLAFFAGPFIKLNGRPLFLFNVLEGRFILFGAIFWPQDFFIFGLAMLAFILFIVLFTMAFGRLFCGWACPQTIFMEMLFRRVEYWIEGDAPAQKLLNQAPWNTDKIIKKTSKHTIFYLLSFLIANTFLAYIIGIDSLIEIVTGPVTEHTGGLAAMVIFAGVFYGVFAFFREQVCTVVCPYGRLQGVLLDRDSVVVAYDYTRGEPRGRFTKKADSNLGDCIDCYQCVKVCPTGIDIRNGTQLECVNCTACIDACNFMMEKTGRPLDLIRYASENGIANKKPLRFTPRLRVYSSILLILLTAITWMLASRKPVSGTIMRTAGMLYQERGTDSITNLYRIKLVNKTTADIPLTLKLEDTPGKIELLGHPQILVKEEEQGEGTFFIVLPRTAIDKRKTKLRISLYEGDKKTGTLQTTFLGPAR; translated from the coding sequence ATGGAAGAAACGTTCAGAGATAGTCTTGCTACTGTTGATAGACAGGGAAAAAGAAGCTGGATTTACAGCCAGCAACCGAACGGTAAATTCTATAACGCGAGGAGTGTGCTGAGCTTCCTTTATTTCCTTGCGTTTTTCGCCGGCCCATTCATTAAATTGAATGGCCGGCCCCTGTTTTTATTTAATGTCCTGGAAGGCCGGTTTATCCTGTTTGGCGCTATCTTCTGGCCGCAGGACTTCTTCATTTTCGGGCTGGCGATGCTCGCCTTCATTTTGTTCATTGTGCTATTTACCATGGCCTTTGGTCGTCTTTTCTGCGGATGGGCATGCCCCCAGACGATATTCATGGAGATGCTTTTCCGCAGGGTAGAATACTGGATAGAAGGAGATGCTCCTGCACAGAAGTTACTGAACCAGGCGCCCTGGAATACAGATAAGATCATCAAAAAGACCAGCAAACATACCATCTTCTATCTGCTGTCTTTCCTTATCGCCAATACGTTCCTGGCTTATATTATCGGGATAGACAGTCTGATAGAAATAGTTACCGGACCTGTTACAGAACATACCGGTGGACTGGCCGCCATGGTCATTTTTGCTGGTGTATTCTATGGGGTTTTTGCCTTTTTCAGAGAACAGGTATGTACCGTAGTCTGCCCGTATGGACGCTTACAGGGTGTGTTACTGGACAGAGACTCTGTTGTGGTTGCCTATGATTATACCAGGGGAGAACCAAGAGGACGCTTTACAAAAAAAGCCGACAGTAATCTGGGCGACTGTATTGATTGCTACCAATGTGTCAAGGTTTGTCCTACAGGAATAGACATCCGGAATGGTACGCAGCTGGAATGTGTGAATTGCACCGCCTGTATTGATGCCTGCAACTTCATGATGGAAAAGACAGGCCGGCCGCTGGACCTTATCCGCTATGCCTCTGAAAACGGCATTGCGAATAAAAAACCATTAAGGTTTACACCCAGGCTCCGGGTATATAGCTCCATTCTGCTCATCCTGCTCACCGCTATCACCTGGATGCTTGCCAGCCGTAAACCGGTAAGTGGCACCATTATGCGTACAGCGGGAATGCTCTACCAGGAAAGGGGGACAGACAGTATCACCAATCTTTACCGCATTAAGCTTGTCAACAAAACAACTGCTGATATTCCGCTTACGCTCAAACTAGAAGATACTCCTGGTAAAATAGAACTGCTTGGGCATCCACAGATACTGGTAAAAGAAGAAGAACAGGGAGAAGGTACTTTCTTCATCGTTCTTCCCCGTACCGCCATCGACAAACGTAAAACGAAATTGCGCATTTCCCTGTATGAGGGAGATAAAAAGACCGGCACCTTACAGACTACGTTTCTGGGGCCTGCCCGGTAA
- a CDS encoding FixH family protein: MHWGHKIIIVFALFAAGIITLVTKSMHTRIDMVTPDYYAAELKYQEVIDGRRAAQSLSAPVTINQSAQSIGVAFPSEMQGIALNGNVLFYRASDSRQDVSMPIKTDENGLMLVSKQRFTKGDYKVQLQWEAGGKTYFQENLVTVN; this comes from the coding sequence ATGCATTGGGGTCATAAAATCATTATAGTATTCGCACTCTTTGCCGCAGGCATCATTACCCTCGTAACCAAAAGTATGCATACACGCATCGACATGGTTACACCTGACTACTACGCTGCAGAACTGAAGTATCAGGAGGTGATCGACGGCAGGAGAGCGGCTCAGTCACTTTCTGCTCCCGTGACTATTAACCAGTCCGCTCAATCCATTGGTGTGGCTTTTCCTTCAGAAATGCAGGGTATTGCGCTCAATGGCAACGTACTTTTCTATCGCGCATCCGATTCCCGGCAGGATGTATCCATGCCAATTAAAACCGATGAGAATGGCCTTATGCTGGTCAGTAAACAACGGTTCACTAAGGGTGACTACAAAGTGCAATTACAATGGGAAGCCGGAGGTAAAACATACTTCCAGGAGAACTTAGTAACCGTCAATTAA
- a CDS encoding sulfite exporter TauE/SafE family protein, producing MFLTLLYALSMGFIGSFHCIGMCGPIALTLPVQHLDGVRKQAGILLYNAGRITAYAIPGTIAGWLGRQFFLGGLQQWLSVTLGGGMLLFILFRYVFHHTALRMNTSFYDRHIKRMLGDLLRKRQLHTLYTIGFLNGLLPCGLVWFAVTGAVATGSYVQGAFFMMAFGLGTLPAMVAISWCNDLISIQVRNRLRRCIPYAMTLMAVLLIMRGLNLNIPYISPVLPAANDRVMQHCYKPS from the coding sequence ATGTTCCTGACATTGCTATACGCATTATCAATGGGATTCATCGGCAGCTTTCACTGCATTGGCATGTGTGGGCCCATTGCACTCACCTTACCTGTGCAACACCTGGATGGTGTACGCAAACAGGCAGGTATCCTGCTATACAATGCGGGCAGGATCACGGCTTATGCGATTCCCGGTACCATCGCCGGGTGGCTGGGCAGACAGTTCTTTCTGGGAGGATTGCAACAGTGGTTGTCTGTAACACTCGGCGGCGGCATGCTCCTGTTTATTCTATTCCGGTATGTATTTCACCATACAGCTCTCCGGATGAACACCAGCTTCTACGACCGCCACATCAAAAGAATGCTGGGAGACCTGTTACGCAAAAGACAACTGCATACGCTGTATACCATTGGTTTCCTGAATGGGCTATTGCCCTGCGGCCTGGTCTGGTTCGCCGTTACCGGAGCTGTCGCAACCGGCAGTTATGTGCAGGGAGCTTTTTTTATGATGGCTTTCGGACTCGGAACGCTTCCAGCCATGGTAGCCATCAGCTGGTGCAACGATCTTATCAGTATACAAGTGCGTAACCGGCTGCGCCGTTGTATCCCCTACGCCATGACCTTAATGGCAGTACTCCTGATCATGCGCGGCCTGAATCTTAATATTCCATACATCAGTCCTGTATTGCCTGCCGCTAATGACCGGGTGATGCAACACTGCTATAAACCATCCTGA
- the hemN gene encoding oxygen-independent coproporphyrinogen III oxidase, protein MQLIRKYNTAAPRYTSYPTVPYWDESSFDIDTWKQTLLQSFRASNEKEGISIYIHLPYCEQLCTYCGCNKHITVNHAVEAPYIQSLLNEWKLYLELFKERPRIKELHLGGGTPTFFSPESLHQLLSGLYLHADLLPDATLSFEGHPNNTTTEHMLTLYNLGFRRMSLGIQDFDIRVQDIINRIQPYETVEQVTAAARKIGYTSINYDLVYGLPLQTMASVGDTISKVMQLRPDRISFYSYAHVPWVKGVGQRRYAEDDLPKDEEKRALYELGKTMFAENGYTEIGMDHFALPHDSLFEACNQGSLHRNFMGYTDHHTTLMIGLGASSIGDSWYAYAQNEKRIALWQQLVNSGQFPVVRGHILDAEDLFLRRHIHQLMCGFKTSWNQYSEETHVIAESIERLEELEKDGLVDITADSVTVTEKGKPFIRNICMAFDARLWKKLPQSQLFSTAI, encoded by the coding sequence ATGCAACTCATTAGAAAATATAACACAGCTGCTCCCCGCTATACAAGTTATCCGACTGTTCCTTACTGGGATGAATCTTCTTTTGATATTGATACATGGAAGCAGACTTTACTGCAATCTTTCCGTGCCTCCAATGAAAAAGAAGGAATCAGTATTTATATTCACCTCCCGTACTGTGAACAGTTATGTACATACTGTGGTTGCAACAAACATATCACGGTGAATCATGCTGTCGAGGCACCCTATATCCAGTCCCTGCTGAATGAATGGAAACTGTACCTGGAGTTATTTAAAGAAAGGCCACGCATTAAGGAATTACATCTCGGTGGAGGTACACCTACCTTCTTCAGTCCGGAAAGTCTGCATCAGCTCCTGTCAGGCCTCTATCTGCATGCCGACCTGCTTCCAGATGCGACGCTTAGTTTTGAAGGTCACCCGAACAACACCACTACTGAACACATGCTAACGCTCTACAATCTGGGTTTTCGCCGTATGAGTCTTGGCATACAGGACTTTGACATCCGTGTGCAGGATATCATCAACCGTATACAACCTTATGAGACAGTAGAGCAGGTAACTGCTGCTGCAAGGAAAATCGGTTACACTTCTATTAACTACGACCTGGTGTATGGCTTACCACTGCAAACCATGGCAAGTGTAGGAGATACCATCAGCAAAGTCATGCAACTGCGTCCGGACAGAATATCGTTCTACAGCTATGCACATGTACCATGGGTAAAGGGTGTCGGACAAAGGCGATATGCTGAAGACGACCTTCCTAAAGACGAAGAGAAGAGAGCATTGTATGAGCTGGGTAAAACAATGTTCGCTGAAAATGGATATACTGAGATCGGGATGGACCATTTTGCCTTGCCGCATGACAGTCTCTTCGAAGCCTGCAACCAGGGTTCACTGCACAGAAACTTCATGGGATATACCGATCACCATACAACCCTGATGATTGGGTTAGGTGCATCTTCTATAGGAGACAGCTGGTATGCATACGCACAGAATGAAAAGAGGATAGCACTATGGCAACAACTGGTCAACAGTGGTCAGTTCCCCGTTGTGCGAGGACATATCCTTGACGCGGAAGATCTCTTTTTACGCCGGCATATACATCAGCTGATGTGCGGTTTTAAAACCAGCTGGAACCAGTACAGTGAAGAGACCCATGTGATCGCAGAAAGTATTGAGCGGCTTGAGGAACTGGAGAAAGACGGCCTGGTAGACATCACTGCAGACAGTGTTACTGTAACAGAAAAAGGAAAACCTTTTATACGCAACATATGTATGGCTTTTGACGCCCGACTGTGGAAAAAGCTACCTCAATCTCAACTGTTCAGCACTGCGATATGA
- a CDS encoding UDP-3-O-(3-hydroxymyristoyl)glucosamine N-acyltransferase, which translates to MKFNEPIAVTEIAAFIGATLEGDEQQMATGINEVHKVEPGDISFVDFEKYYDKCLRSAATIIIINKKVACPPGKTLLISDDPFSAYVKLVKRFRPFQPATSPISDTAVIGEGTIIQPNVFVGNNVTIGTNCIIHPNVTIYDNSIIGNNVIIHAGTVIGADAFYFKRRADREVMYDKMESCGRVIIEDDVEIGAGCTIDKGVSGDTIIGRGTKFDNMIHIGHGTVIGRNCLFAGQVGVGGKAHIEDNVILWGQVGVSKDLTIGKGAVVLAQSGVPSSLEGGKTYFGSPVEEARTKMKEIALIKRLPEIWEKLTGK; encoded by the coding sequence ATGAAGTTTAACGAACCGATCGCAGTAACGGAAATAGCAGCATTCATAGGCGCTACGCTGGAAGGTGATGAGCAACAAATGGCAACCGGTATCAACGAGGTACACAAGGTTGAACCAGGCGATATCTCATTCGTGGATTTCGAGAAGTACTATGATAAATGTCTGCGTTCTGCGGCGACGATTATTATCATCAATAAAAAAGTTGCTTGCCCTCCAGGTAAAACATTACTGATATCAGATGATCCATTCTCCGCTTATGTAAAACTGGTTAAACGTTTCCGTCCATTCCAGCCAGCCACCAGTCCCATCAGCGATACAGCTGTAATAGGCGAGGGTACTATCATACAACCGAACGTATTCGTAGGTAACAACGTAACAATCGGCACCAACTGCATTATACACCCGAACGTAACTATTTATGACAACTCCATCATCGGTAACAACGTGATCATTCACGCCGGTACAGTTATTGGAGCTGATGCTTTTTACTTCAAGAGAAGAGCTGACAGGGAAGTGATGTACGATAAGATGGAAAGCTGTGGAAGAGTGATCATCGAAGACGATGTGGAGATCGGCGCAGGCTGCACCATCGATAAAGGTGTAAGCGGCGATACGATTATCGGCCGTGGCACAAAATTCGATAACATGATCCATATAGGACATGGTACCGTTATCGGTCGTAACTGTCTCTTTGCTGGTCAGGTAGGTGTTGGAGGTAAAGCCCACATCGAAGATAATGTCATCCTTTGGGGTCAGGTCGGCGTATCCAAAGACCTTACCATAGGAAAAGGAGCCGTTGTGCTGGCACAGAGTGGTGTACCTTCTTCTCTCGAAGGTGGTAAAACCTATTTCGGTTCACCAGTAGAAGAAGCCCGTACAAAGATGAAAGAAATTGCCCTGATAAAACGTCTTCCGGAGATCTGGGAGAAACTCACAGGCAAATAA
- a CDS encoding SDR family NAD(P)-dependent oxidoreductase produces the protein MILVTGGTGFLGSHLLRKLVNVGQQVRALYRKEIPHQVKDIQHKIEWIQGDVLDVVALEDAMQGVDKVYHCAAVVSFTPGDHDRMMKVNIEGTANVVNLAIDAGGVRKLVHVSSVAALGRAKAGKLDESCEWQDSKNNSKYAVSKYFSEMEVWRGRAEGLNVAIVNPSIILGAGYWSDGSGALIKNAWKEFPYYTQGINGFTDVRDVAEIMYRLMESDIDGERFVISTANWKYYDLFREMATQLGKKPPHIPVKPWLAEIVWRMETLKSKITGKKSILTKETARTAQMQVFYNNDKIQQALPDFTFTPLEQTIADMCKAFLREQQQRS, from the coding sequence ATGATTTTAGTAACGGGAGGAACAGGTTTTTTAGGCAGTCATTTATTACGGAAACTGGTGAATGTCGGGCAACAGGTACGTGCATTGTACCGTAAAGAAATTCCTCATCAGGTAAAAGATATTCAGCATAAAATAGAATGGATACAGGGTGACGTGCTTGACGTGGTCGCGCTGGAAGACGCGATGCAGGGAGTGGACAAAGTCTACCACTGTGCGGCAGTCGTGTCTTTTACTCCGGGAGATCATGACAGGATGATGAAGGTGAATATAGAAGGTACTGCAAATGTGGTGAACCTTGCTATAGATGCCGGCGGCGTAAGAAAACTGGTGCATGTAAGTTCGGTAGCAGCGCTTGGACGAGCTAAAGCCGGCAAACTGGATGAGTCCTGTGAGTGGCAGGATAGCAAGAATAATTCTAAGTATGCTGTCAGTAAATACTTTTCAGAGATGGAGGTATGGAGAGGCAGAGCGGAAGGTCTGAATGTGGCAATTGTCAATCCAAGTATCATCCTTGGAGCAGGTTACTGGAGTGACGGCTCCGGCGCGCTGATCAAAAATGCCTGGAAGGAATTTCCTTATTATACACAGGGGATCAACGGCTTCACTGATGTAAGGGACGTGGCTGAGATCATGTACAGGTTAATGGAAAGTGATATTGATGGCGAACGGTTTGTTATATCAACGGCCAACTGGAAGTATTACGATCTGTTTCGTGAGATGGCGACCCAACTGGGTAAAAAGCCGCCACATATACCGGTGAAACCATGGCTGGCGGAAATCGTATGGCGTATGGAAACGCTGAAAAGCAAGATCACGGGAAAAAAGAGCATTCTGACTAAAGAGACAGCCCGAACAGCACAAATGCAGGTTTTCTACAACAACGACAAGATACAGCAGGCATTACCGGATTTCACTTTTACACCACTGGAGCAAACTATTGCCGATATGTGTAAGGCCTTCCTGCGGGAACAGCAGCAACGATCATAA
- a CDS encoding 3-hydroxyacyl-CoA dehydrogenase NAD-binding domain-containing protein, which translates to MKTIDQITTIVVCGAGTMGAGIAQVAATAGYSTILYDLQATVLDKARQQISQQLEAAVKKERMTPAEKEAVLQRLSFTRRVDDCKADLIIEAIIERTDVKTALFNELAGVNGPDTIFATNTSSLSVSQIAKEIAQPERVAGMHFFNPAPLMKLVEIVTGDRTSPAVAELLFTLSQRLGKTPVMVKDTPGFIVNRVARHYYLEAMQVAAEGVAGYKTIDRLLESAGFRMGPFALMDLIGNDVNLAVTRSLYEAYDRAPRFAPSPLQEAKVEEGALGKKSGKGFYNYL; encoded by the coding sequence ATGAAAACAATTGATCAGATCACAACGATCGTTGTGTGTGGCGCCGGTACCATGGGCGCAGGCATTGCACAGGTAGCGGCAACAGCCGGTTATAGCACGATACTTTACGACCTGCAGGCTACTGTGCTGGATAAGGCACGTCAGCAGATCTCCCAGCAGCTGGAAGCAGCAGTAAAGAAGGAACGTATGACACCAGCAGAAAAAGAAGCGGTATTACAGCGGCTCTCTTTTACCAGAAGGGTGGACGATTGTAAAGCTGACCTGATCATTGAGGCGATCATAGAGAGAACAGATGTAAAGACAGCATTATTTAACGAACTGGCAGGTGTCAATGGTCCGGATACGATCTTTGCTACCAATACCTCTTCCCTGTCGGTTTCCCAGATCGCTAAAGAGATCGCACAACCGGAACGGGTCGCCGGGATGCATTTTTTTAATCCGGCTCCCCTGATGAAACTGGTAGAAATAGTAACCGGAGATCGTACATCACCTGCGGTAGCTGAACTGCTATTTACATTATCTCAGCGGTTGGGAAAAACGCCCGTAATGGTGAAAGATACGCCCGGATTTATCGTCAACAGGGTCGCCCGGCACTACTACCTGGAAGCTATGCAGGTGGCCGCAGAAGGCGTCGCAGGGTATAAAACAATTGACCGGTTGCTGGAAAGTGCAGGTTTTCGGATGGGGCCTTTTGCATTGATGGACCTGATCGGTAATGACGTAAATCTGGCCGTTACCCGTTCACTTTATGAGGCATATGACAGGGCTCCCCGGTTTGCGCCAAGCCCTCTCCAGGAAGCGAAAGTGGAAGAAGGTGCACTTGGAAAGAAAAGCGGGAAGGGATTTTATAATTATCTTTGA
- the pheS gene encoding phenylalanine--tRNA ligase subunit alpha: MEQIEQQIAAYKQEILGFEPATAADLEQYRIKFLGTKGIVKAMFGEMKQVPNDRKKEFGQVLNGFKQLAEERYAQFEHLKDNGAVASTDADLTLPAEPHRLGTRHPISVVRNKIISIFERLGFAIAEGPEIEDDWHNFTALNLPENHPARDMQDTFYISKHPDWLLRTHTSSVQVRAMESGKLPIRIICPGRVYRNETISARAHCFFHQVEGLYIDENVSFADLKQTLYHFVKELFGDTTRIRFRPSYFPFTEPSAEMDISCQICGGSGCNVCKHTGWVEILGCGMVHPKVLENCGIDPEKYTGFAFGMGIERITMLNYQIKDLRLFSENDTRFLEQFEGAL, from the coding sequence ATGGAGCAGATAGAACAGCAAATAGCTGCCTACAAACAGGAAATTCTGGGATTTGAACCAGCCACAGCTGCGGATCTTGAACAGTACCGCATTAAATTCCTTGGTACCAAAGGAATCGTAAAAGCCATGTTTGGCGAAATGAAGCAGGTGCCTAACGACCGTAAAAAAGAGTTCGGACAGGTACTGAACGGCTTTAAACAGCTGGCGGAGGAAAGGTATGCTCAGTTTGAGCACCTGAAAGACAACGGCGCTGTAGCCAGCACCGATGCTGACCTGACCCTGCCTGCAGAACCACACAGACTGGGTACCCGTCACCCGATCAGCGTAGTAAGAAATAAGATTATCAGCATATTTGAACGCCTGGGCTTCGCTATTGCGGAAGGTCCGGAGATAGAAGACGACTGGCATAACTTTACAGCGTTAAATCTGCCGGAAAATCACCCTGCCCGCGATATGCAGGACACATTCTATATCAGTAAGCATCCGGATTGGTTACTGCGTACCCATACGTCTTCTGTACAGGTAAGAGCAATGGAGTCCGGCAAACTGCCGATCCGTATCATTTGCCCGGGTCGTGTGTACCGTAACGAGACCATTTCAGCAAGAGCACATTGCTTCTTCCATCAGGTAGAAGGCCTGTACATTGATGAGAATGTATCGTTTGCTGATCTGAAACAGACGCTCTACCATTTCGTAAAGGAGCTGTTCGGAGATACCACCCGTATCCGCTTCCGTCCCTCCTACTTCCCGTTCACTGAGCCAAGTGCAGAAATGGACATTTCCTGTCAGATCTGTGGTGGTTCCGGATGTAACGTTTGTAAACATACCGGCTGGGTAGAGATCCTGGGTTGTGGTATGGTACATCCTAAAGTGCTGGAAAACTGTGGTATCGATCCGGAGAAATATACCGGTTTTGCTTTCGGTATGGGTATCGAACGAATTACCATGTTGAACTACCAGATCAAAGATCTTCGCCTGTTCTCAGAGAACGACACCAGGTTCCTTGAGCAGTTCGAGGGTGCGCTTTGA
- a CDS encoding response regulator transcription factor — MSKVLLIEDEWQLGQIVKDSLEMRGFEMLYAADGKEGLRLYQEHQPDVVVLDIMMPNMDGFTVTTEIRRQDKTTPIIFLTAKSQTTDVVKGFELGGNDYLKKPFSMDELIVRIKALLQRFKEANGAAPAASSDEISIGQYSFNYTKQTLTRNNQTAFLSHREAEILRRLSDNLNQVMERKTVLLDLWGDDSFFNARSMDVFITKLRRYLKDDPRVQIVNIRGVGYKLIF; from the coding sequence ATGTCTAAAGTATTATTGATAGAGGATGAATGGCAGTTAGGACAGATCGTGAAGGATAGTCTGGAAATGAGAGGCTTTGAGATGTTATATGCAGCAGATGGAAAGGAAGGGCTCCGTTTATACCAGGAGCATCAGCCGGATGTAGTCGTGCTGGATATTATGATGCCGAATATGGACGGGTTTACGGTCACCACGGAGATCAGAAGACAGGATAAGACGACGCCTATCATTTTTCTGACAGCAAAGTCCCAGACGACGGATGTGGTGAAAGGGTTTGAGCTGGGGGGCAATGATTACCTGAAGAAGCCGTTCAGTATGGATGAGCTGATTGTCCGTATCAAGGCGCTATTGCAGCGGTTTAAAGAGGCAAACGGAGCCGCGCCGGCTGCCAGTTCGGATGAGATTTCCATTGGCCAGTATTCATTTAACTATACCAAGCAGACGCTGACGCGTAATAACCAGACAGCATTCCTCTCCCACCGGGAGGCGGAAATATTACGCCGTTTGTCGGATAACCTGAACCAGGTCATGGAAAGGAAGACGGTATTGCTGGACCTCTGGGGGGATGATAGTTTCTTCAATGCCAGGAGCATGGACGTGTTTATCACCAAGCTTAGAAGGTACCTGAAAGACGATCCGCGGGTACAGATCGTGAATATAAGAGGGGTTGGTTATAAACTGATCTTTTAA